ACACGAGGAGTTCCAAacagcaaaagatattcaaggcgcggacaactaaacctaacaaattttgtgaaggtgatctagttctcaaagcaacccAGTGCAACCTCCACTCCGCAAGAAATTCCAATTGGGAAGGGCCATTTGTGTTTGCTAAGTCCATGATCCGGGGGTACTACaggttgatcaacacagatggtggGATCCTACCAGTAATCCATGAAAATTGGCTTAAGGTATTTGACACCTGAAGTTATTGGACGTCTGAAGTACTaggcgtttgagcattcatgacgcatgggatttggcatttaggattttctttcattgtatttccatttctccaaaacgtttgcaatacttgcattcagtatttgaattcatcaatttatcaaaattcagttcattttacttaaataaaatctctatcaaatccaaaagaaaatcctcaatcatttgccaattcaaaaccaatcaatattaaacaaaataaaacctcacatctctcagaagttcaggagttcagaagttcaagagattatgaaagaaatcaaaggaagtcagcaaagaaagacttttgctcctctgcatccttcaagatttgcaaagccgccttctccaggTTCAGCGCCTCGGACATCTTAGCAATCTTTTCCTCCTTATCCATCACAATattattgggaaagggtatgttattctcacatgaatccttaatagcatttattttcttacgaagccacttcacgttgaagccaagtctttcagaattctccaaattgaactcccaatcaaagagtacatctggagtcacagtatttctagCCCTgacgcatatatcacttacaacacgtaagatgacacttacttgcattgttaaagcataagaaCGTCTAGGATCTCtagtaacgatgatgtgaccaaacttcctccatatcttcttgtacaagcctgcatatcccataggaacgctgaatccaccaaccggttcatgatatgggagtgatgcatcaaatggaggatcaaaagaaactcatgcacttggatattcatgcaccactatgcgattctcaattactggagcaacttctacggtcatggcaacagtttcttcagcctcctctacttgtggctcggtttcttctactaCTGGAGTAACAATAAtcgaggtttccataacttcactAACAACCCTCTCATggacttgaagtgcagggatgattgtctcttcatcaataactccagggttGTTCGCCTTATATTAttgatttcagtatcctcaacttcggtatttggtgcctaatacgaagattacatgagattagagcaatcgAGTCACGGAAACCAAATAGGATCATAAAATACAGCATACAATCagtccaacatcatcaaggttcatcatatgCACTCAATATGCGAGCAAATAGCGTGAAattcataaaaacacgttttacgacaactcgtctgaagagattttactctgccCTGTACAAGACGACGAACTGGGGGAAATCTACAAGGAATATAAGGataagttatataccattctcttcgtatggacgtcctctacaacatatcacaATTTCATAACGATCAGATGAACTATcaaggagatgtggtcaaaacatgaacgatcaaggagatgtggtcaaaacactGGACAACAtgcagtctgaaaaagttctcaaagtctcctggaagtttattgtttcgcTTATTTCGAcctctaaacgtgctcaaaacttaaaaatcttcctttaaaagcttggaaattttccggacTTGAAGATACACATGCAGACTTTGAAAATCTGACTTtaaatgaagattttatggcgttttccCCGAaagactgggttctgaattttctggtgacgtatttcggcaaagttttcgtatatgcacatgTATTCTTGTTCACACATTCATAAATCAATAAGTTTATGCTTCCATGGAtaaaacacaagataaatacttacttgggtgggctCTGGAGTGTTCAAAGAAAGAGAATTGCTTGTATCAACGTCAACAACACCATTACTTTCATTTGGTTTCGAGTTCTAGGGGTTTTCCTTGTTGCTATCCTCCAAATAAACATCACCAGTGCTCTCCACTTCCACggagacatcctcctggatatttTTCAATAATCAATATTTTATCTATGAAGTATCGTAATTTGTTATGCGAAGAAATACTTACTTCAGCCTCTCTTTCAACACTTGAGTCATAAATCGtatgcccagcagcagagagtcgaagaccgtcaatacttaaTGGCGCAAAGTTCTACAACAGAATACCAAATATTGGTTTcacgatcctaattacacggaggAAAAAGTCACAACAAAGGAATATTGATGACTCACCAAAGAAGCAATTGGGGATTTTATGGcgttaggtaacagcttataattcttgctcctgccctCTCCTCCATGAATAATTGCTTCGGTTTCTGAGAAGTctacatggattcgaggtcttacattacgaccgtcctgtggaaaattttgatacaattatcaaaatataattatcataattttatgaagattatgaaaaGGGTTCATACCTGTGAACATCCAGTGGAtgtctttcgtttatcaccagaaagatacttcaatcttggtcgagtggAAAGCATCTCAGCAGAAGGAGCATTTTTCACCGGAGGTTAACCAGTCGTTGAAAAATTATGTAGACgttcaagctgctgatcccagaagtctacataacctggagttacattaGTAATCCTATCGGATCAAGGAAACCATCAAGCGCTTtcttccacatgtgtgcggtcCAAATGGGTCCTAAGTTGCTCAACCAATGGCTTTCTCCTTCGAAAAGtcggaacacattgatccatacccattttccgAGCTTccctgtcaatgttatactccttcACTGAAAGATATCCATGtattgctgatatcaagtgaccaggagtgcaactcagcatgaaagatctctcGCCGTCACTCAGGCCCGCACCAGATGACAAAACTctactttctccagtattgaaggTTGCCGGCTgggaaatacaagaagtaattgACACCCATggagaaaattgaactcagattcatcatctAAAACATCAATGAGACATGTCTTGAACCAGGGTTTGCTTTATAGatcagcgcataatcctagcattaTTTTCTCAGAGAAGACATGACGAGCATCAGTATTTGGCCCTGGCAAGATAGTACGTGGAATAGGAACATAATTATTAAAATGTTCCCACAACAAAGCTtagagaaacatcgtattggcataaaATTCAATATTCATGGAGCCATTtgatacactggagtctataatcaaggaatttaaattagagtacaaagaacccaagaatagactacccaccggaagttgctcaccttgagccatcttgatggcaaagggaatcacaaacggcttcaacaaagttccactgtcttcaaacacatctctggacatCCATAAGCATaaaaaagcagcaatagacaacgtACCGTCAACAGGACAGTCAAGAACCTCATCTCTTGGTCACCAACGCGTTAACCGGTAAGCATAACAATATGTGCCAGATGCCTTGTTGATCCGCTTCATTTCCGAtgtcaagatgttagaaattGATGTCTCTTCAGTTGAAAGACCTTCAGGAAGATTacctgtgattgggagatgcaacaaagccgccacatcctctaaggtaacagtaaactctccccatctgcatatgaaggtatgggttggaatgcaccaacgagcaagaagagccacTATGCCTCGCTCatcatgaaaaataaacaaatctccaTATGCTTGAATGGACCTTGTTACTTGTGCCTGGTTCAACATAGCTCTGACATGAGGAAAGCCCAGCAtgtgcctcgcccatccagaaaatttctccaaaggtcgtcgagaaagtttaagctctatgattgatgcaagaaCAATTCCTCGTTCAAGGCAAAATAGAATTAATGTCTTGGGAGTCACAAATTTCTTTTGAGTAAAACTCCTGGGATTTATCATAAGATGATATGCTGGGGACTTAAGAAGTTTTTCGGTCTCCTGCTGAacctcaaaaaatgcatcatccacgtttggaacattcttgatcccaggagtttattcttcttcttcaccaatggaagtctcatccatgcatgtatcatcccTGGATGCGTCATCATTTATGCGTACATCGTCCCTGGAGGCACCATTTTCTTGAggatcagacatccttgcgaagtggTTGTAACATGTACACGGTATTTTACTTCAGTCTACCATCCATGCAAGATACAAACATCAACGGAATGAAGTAATTGGAAAGTTTCTCGTGCCAACATCTAAAAAATGGTagtccttaactcttacctttttacaattccactaacaatagtgatggaAATGCAAGAGTTagcacttcaaaacttgctcgtttcttcgaacctgcaaaagcgagcaaaactcagattttcataaaatcgtgaCCATAAATTTTCATCATGTGAACAATCATGACCAGGTTAtgaaaatttacatgaaaacaatatttcatcataaataattgtttactttaacaattgctcaaaatcatattttcatcatgtGAACAATCATGACCACGTAAAAAACAAATCGTGACCAGGTCacggttttacaaaaaaaaagagaggaaataataatcttttccttcgtacgagcatTCTTTCTttgaaaacgaaggtttatttcaattttgtgaaaagttcacattttttaagataaagttttggttttcatgaaagctcataaacaaaattttatcactggacacaagtttatttcaaaagaaaaaatctctctcaagttagggattattgctagtctcttgaactaacgatcgaacgaacatacgtttaataaaaataagggttttctacaaaactcacactcatacatGCTCATATAcaaaattttaacatgatcaagTTATGAGCAACTCATTAAATCAGCACACAAAAAAATGGCGAACCTGGTCGGCAGGCGCCGGGGTTGGCCGCCGGTGGGTGGTAACGGCGGCTCCGGCGTACAAAATATTTCTCCCCTgacgtgaaggagatgaagagaTGATGAAGGTGGAGGCTGGTtatgagaaagagagataaaaaaaaggattaattcccttttatgtcaatttatttccaaaacctaattccataaggatttccttttcgggcccggcccgtgaatcttaaaccgaccaaggttccaccatcaagtCAGCGGTTCTATACCAATTTGTGCTCGTTGGATGACGCTTTATTATACCACTGGGGTTTTCATTCAAACTATGGTTTTCTCATTCAGTCAAAAATCcagtaacgtcttatcttatcttacgactaagttcaattacttattttgtctataactggaaaatcaccattcagtgctgactggggaacatgactgtccctcactaagcaggggaattaatgtagatggtggattttcgacaagggttaaaatcgtaaaaccataattatacatgctcctgatccggcaatcataGGAGTATTAAGGCTCATGTCTCTctttgaagcatgaaatctctgactgagaaggctgtctctcagagtatatgtagatgtgtagtctctcagctgaggcaacaacacatctcataaataccgagcaatatcagtaattatttatatatataatcgaaatattggacggctcctagacaacatgcctgctagtatagagcgacaacgtcttcaggatacaacaaggttttccctgactgtataaaggaaatatgacgtttcaacaagctcacgtttctcaattctcagatagttaatgctcctagacagcatgcctgctagtatagagccatcagttaattatcaataatcgttaactgaatattatACGATTCTTAGTAATATTTCGTCATTTCACTTcttggttcttcccagcagaattccacgggttagtgataaacaTTCAACGTAcgagcatctgagcagctatcgagtaagccgcgaccaaaatggtgttagtgtactcagcaataatgcacgaacgagcacctgaatgcgcaagcgagcattccaaaacatgaaggaacgataaacctatacaaagtaggaagaaataataaataataaaatattaatcaaggcgttggggactgggcccaccggccggtcggtcatgtcgtggccagtcccacgtccaattttatattttatcatatttttattattttccttgatctcatgaaaatcccttcatttgagcgaatctccttcgtctcaaggaaactcctcagtctcatggtgtttcctcgtaccaaagaaataataaaatttaggaaaggtgtcacgggaccaggTCCACTagtcgtccggccatgccctagccgtggccggtcccacacctcatgactccttattattttattatttccctcatcacatgaaaattccctaatttcatgatatttccctcaattcatgaaatattataaattagggagaaaacgcacggaACCCGGGATcttggacggccatgccctagccgtggtcggtcccacactcccatgtcttattattttaatattatttgtttcctcatcccatggaaactccttcacttcaaggaaattctctagtttcagcaaactccttggattcatgaaatttcactcaaattcatgaaaaataatagaaaattagggaaacccgtgggaccgggccacagCCGGCCGGTCACTCCCTAGGCGGTCTCACACGCctctttattttatcattattattttttatgttcccccatctcatggaaactccttgatttcaacaaattccttggtttcaacaaacttcttgattttatgatatttccctaaaatcatgaaaatattataaattaggaaaaagtgccttgggactgtctccttggccggtcggccatgccttggcctagccggtcccacacctcatgattcctttgtTATTTTATAactttattccttcatctcatgaagtttcatggtttcagcaaaatccctgatttcttcatattttctgaaaatgttgctcaaacgcacaccggaaaatatcgaaactctcaggaatgagacacggaca
This DNA window, taken from Papaver somniferum cultivar HN1 chromosome 3, ASM357369v1, whole genome shotgun sequence, encodes the following:
- the LOC113361133 gene encoding uncharacterized protein LOC113361133, giving the protein MLSTRPRLKYLSGDKRKTSTGCSQDGRNVRPRIHVDFSETEAIIHGGEGRSKNYKLLPNAIKSPIASLNFAPLSIDGLRLSAAGHTIYDSSVEREAEEDVSVEVESTGDVYLEDSNKENP